The Amycolatopsis mongoliensis genome includes a window with the following:
- a CDS encoding AfsR/SARP family transcriptional regulator, protein MAECRFKLLGPVQLFDGDVAVPIGGPGVRGLLALLALKPGKVVGLDEIIDALWGHDPPATARTIVHGNVSHLRRILRDIDGPSILTTPPGYRLEVEPDRIDVHRARTLLDSASVATPETAAALLAEALSLWQGPALGGVPESLQAPELEDLRLAVHGARVDADLGLGRHAELIVELSPIVRADPLAERTAGQLMRALYHAGRRGDALELYRTVSRATLRTLGVEPGAELRWLHERVLNDDLPVRTAAAPAATEEPGKPISQLPAAVPSLAGRAGELAWLDGLVTRAEAGETTIAIVTGTAGVGKSTLVVWWAHRVAARFPDGVLFASLRGFDPHHPPLEPAELLTQFLLGLGVETAKIPELLHERVALYRSLIAGRRMLVLLDDARTAQQVRPLLPPSARTMTVVTSRSRLDGLAVSNAAKQRVLGTLAPEDAVRLIEELAGPAGHNHTLARLCGYLPLALRIAGARLSASPQRTAEELVDELGNERTRLAGLQVDGADDSVRAAFDVSFRGLPGEIAETFLQLGAVPGVMVGPHLMAAVAQIPVAEARRRLRALAAHNLIAEIARDVFAPHDLVWLYLRELAEQELGEKERDEAIGWTVRYYQAVADRARRRLGHVADPLDFTGVLADEAMPPLAGAAEARDWFAAEWPNLLAALDAAYTAGRYDDVWRLALLGHTYRVACPLLDEWTRMADLGVAAAEAAGDVAGQCWLRLARCEIALTFELPGAGLADAERALELSAGSADARLVTSADLHLGRALSRRGEHQKAIDRLAKAIAEASDVTLRGQALSSCAQAEKRAGRLPDAIAHQLAGLAIDRSLGDDDRVVVSLDKLAELSLRAGDLEAAERYVWEAIDLAISREFAAREGALRLTLGRVLRARGDLDGAREQLALSVRIYERVHPKLVGEVRAELAELQ, encoded by the coding sequence ATGGCCGAATGCCGGTTCAAGCTGCTCGGGCCCGTCCAGCTCTTCGACGGCGACGTCGCCGTCCCGATCGGCGGCCCCGGCGTCCGCGGGCTGCTCGCCCTGCTCGCGCTCAAGCCCGGCAAGGTCGTCGGGCTCGACGAGATCATCGACGCCCTGTGGGGCCACGATCCGCCCGCCACCGCCCGGACCATCGTCCACGGCAACGTCTCCCACCTGCGGCGGATCCTCCGTGACATCGACGGCCCGAGCATCCTGACCACCCCGCCGGGCTACCGGCTCGAGGTCGAGCCCGACCGGATCGACGTCCACCGGGCGCGCACCCTGCTGGACAGCGCGTCCGTGGCCACCCCGGAGACCGCCGCCGCGCTGCTGGCCGAAGCGCTCTCGCTCTGGCAGGGGCCGGCGCTGGGCGGCGTGCCCGAGTCGCTGCAGGCGCCCGAGCTGGAGGACCTCCGCCTGGCCGTGCACGGCGCTCGCGTCGACGCCGACCTCGGCCTCGGCCGGCACGCCGAGCTGATCGTCGAGCTGAGCCCGATCGTCCGCGCCGACCCCCTCGCCGAGCGGACCGCCGGCCAGCTCATGCGGGCGCTCTACCACGCCGGGCGCCGCGGGGACGCGCTCGAGCTGTACCGGACCGTCTCGCGCGCCACCCTCCGCACGCTGGGCGTCGAGCCCGGCGCCGAGCTGCGCTGGCTGCACGAGCGGGTGCTCAACGACGACCTCCCGGTCCGGACCGCGGCCGCCCCGGCCGCCACCGAGGAGCCGGGCAAGCCGATCTCGCAGCTGCCCGCCGCGGTGCCGAGCCTGGCCGGGCGCGCCGGCGAGCTGGCCTGGCTCGACGGCCTGGTCACCCGCGCCGAGGCCGGCGAGACCACGATCGCGATCGTCACCGGCACCGCCGGGGTCGGCAAGAGCACGCTGGTCGTGTGGTGGGCGCACCGGGTCGCGGCGCGGTTCCCGGACGGCGTCCTGTTCGCGTCGCTGCGGGGCTTCGACCCGCACCACCCGCCGCTGGAACCCGCCGAGCTCCTCACGCAGTTCCTGCTCGGCCTCGGCGTCGAGACCGCGAAGATCCCGGAGCTGCTGCACGAACGCGTCGCGCTCTACCGGTCGCTGATCGCCGGACGGCGGATGCTCGTGCTGCTCGACGACGCCCGCACCGCCCAGCAGGTGCGCCCGCTGCTGCCGCCGAGCGCGCGGACGATGACGGTGGTGACCAGCCGGTCGCGCCTGGACGGGCTCGCCGTGTCGAACGCGGCCAAGCAGCGCGTCCTCGGCACGCTCGCGCCCGAGGACGCCGTCCGGCTGATCGAGGAGCTCGCCGGCCCGGCCGGGCACAACCACACGCTCGCGCGGCTCTGCGGCTACCTCCCGCTCGCGCTGCGGATCGCCGGGGCCCGGCTCTCGGCCAGCCCGCAGCGCACCGCGGAGGAGCTGGTCGACGAGCTCGGCAACGAGCGGACGCGGCTGGCCGGACTGCAGGTCGACGGCGCCGACGACAGCGTGCGCGCCGCCTTCGACGTCTCCTTCCGCGGCCTGCCCGGCGAGATCGCCGAGACGTTCCTGCAGCTCGGCGCGGTGCCCGGGGTCATGGTCGGGCCGCACCTGATGGCCGCGGTGGCGCAGATCCCGGTGGCCGAGGCCCGGCGGCGGCTGCGCGCGCTGGCGGCGCACAACCTGATCGCCGAGATCGCCCGGGACGTCTTCGCCCCGCACGACCTCGTCTGGCTCTACCTGCGTGAGCTCGCGGAACAGGAGCTCGGCGAGAAGGAGCGCGACGAGGCGATCGGCTGGACGGTCCGCTACTACCAGGCGGTGGCCGACCGGGCGCGGCGCCGGCTGGGGCACGTCGCCGATCCGCTCGACTTCACCGGGGTGCTCGCCGACGAGGCGATGCCGCCGCTGGCCGGCGCCGCCGAAGCGCGCGACTGGTTCGCGGCCGAGTGGCCGAACCTGCTGGCGGCGCTCGATGCCGCGTACACCGCGGGCCGCTACGACGACGTCTGGCGGCTCGCCCTGCTCGGTCACACCTACCGCGTCGCGTGCCCGCTGCTGGACGAGTGGACGCGGATGGCGGATCTCGGCGTCGCGGCCGCCGAAGCCGCGGGCGACGTCGCCGGGCAGTGCTGGCTGCGGCTCGCGCGGTGCGAGATCGCGCTGACGTTCGAGCTGCCGGGCGCCGGCCTGGCCGACGCCGAGCGGGCGCTGGAGCTCTCCGCCGGGTCCGCCGACGCGCGGCTGGTCACGTCCGCCGACCTGCACCTCGGCCGCGCGCTGAGCCGGCGCGGCGAGCACCAGAAGGCCATCGACCGGCTGGCCAAGGCGATCGCGGAGGCCTCGGACGTCACGCTGCGCGGGCAGGCGCTCAGCAGCTGCGCGCAGGCGGAGAAGCGGGCGGGCCGCCTGCCCGACGCGATCGCCCACCAGCTCGCGGGGCTGGCGATCGACCGCTCGCTCGGCGACGACGACCGGGTGGTCGTCTCGCTGGACAAGCTGGCCGAGCTCAGCCTCCGGGCCGGCGACCTGGAGGCGGCGGAGCGCTACGTCTGGGAGGCGATCGACCTGGCGATCAGCCGCGAGTTCGCGGCGCGCGAAGGCGCGCTGCGGCTGACACTGGGCCGGGTGCTGCGGGCGCGCGGTGATCTCGACGGTGCGCGGGAGCAGCTGGCGCTGTCGGTGCGCATTTACGAGCGGGTGCATCCGAAGCTGGTCGGTGAGGTCCGCGCGGAACTCGCCGAACTGCAGTGA
- the thpD gene encoding ectoine hydroxylase — translation MTLMDTRVDDSYPTRITGTPAHLPRVHPTVWGTEADGPIDAATLANHETKGYTVVEDMLSVGEVQTYWQELVRLSSDRELAGDERVITEAKTGEVRSIFDVHEISDLIAELVRDPRVLDRARQLLGSDVYIHQSRVNYMPGFKGTGFYWHSDFETWHAEDGMPSPRAVSCSIALTDNYPFNGGLMIMPGSHRTFVQCAGETPDQNYKSSLKDQRVGVPSEDDITKMAAEHGIDQFTGQAGSALWFDSNIMHGSGNNITPYPRSNIFLVFNSVENALDQPFAASSPRPAFIAGRDSTPISR, via the coding sequence GTGACGCTGATGGACACCCGGGTCGACGACAGTTACCCGACCCGGATCACCGGTACGCCGGCGCACCTGCCGCGCGTGCACCCCACGGTGTGGGGTACCGAAGCCGACGGCCCGATCGACGCCGCCACGCTGGCGAACCACGAGACCAAGGGTTACACCGTGGTCGAGGACATGCTGTCGGTCGGGGAGGTGCAGACGTACTGGCAGGAGCTGGTGCGGCTGTCGTCCGACCGGGAGCTCGCCGGGGACGAGCGCGTCATCACCGAGGCGAAGACCGGTGAAGTCCGGTCGATCTTCGACGTCCACGAGATCTCGGACCTGATCGCCGAGCTGGTGCGCGACCCGCGCGTGCTGGACCGGGCCCGGCAGCTGCTCGGCTCCGACGTGTACATCCACCAGAGCCGCGTCAACTACATGCCGGGGTTCAAGGGCACCGGGTTCTACTGGCACTCGGACTTCGAGACCTGGCACGCGGAGGACGGCATGCCGTCGCCGCGCGCGGTCAGCTGCTCCATCGCGCTGACGGACAACTACCCGTTCAACGGCGGGCTCATGATCATGCCCGGCTCGCACCGGACGTTCGTCCAGTGCGCCGGCGAGACGCCGGACCAGAACTACAAGAGCTCGCTCAAGGACCAGCGGGTGGGCGTGCCGAGCGAGGACGACATCACCAAGATGGCGGCCGAGCACGGCATCGACCAGTTCACCGGCCAGGCCGGTTCGGCGCTGTGGTTCGACTCGAACATCATGCACGGCTCCGGGAACAACATCACCCCGTACCCGCGCTCGAACATCTTCCTGGTGTTCAACAGCGTGGAAAACGCCCTGGACCAGCCGTTCGCGGCGAGTTCGCCGCGGCCCGCGTTCATCGCCGGCCGCGACTCGACGCCGATCTCGCGCTGA
- the ectA gene encoding diaminobutyrate acetyltransferase translates to MSVTHLIESPTKADGAELWRIARDSAKLDLNSPYAYMLWCRDFAESSVVAREDGKAVGFVIAYRRPGEPEAALVWQVAVDASQRGKGLAGALLDALYTRLVDAGVRYLETTITPDNDASIRLFTSFAKRWNAAMETSVLFGGEEFPEAGHLPEELYRIGPLTARKDPGE, encoded by the coding sequence ATGTCCGTAACGCACTTGATCGAATCCCCGACCAAGGCGGACGGCGCGGAGCTGTGGCGAATCGCGCGTGATTCCGCCAAGCTCGATCTCAACTCGCCGTACGCATACATGTTGTGGTGCCGCGATTTCGCCGAGTCCTCGGTCGTCGCGCGCGAAGACGGCAAGGCGGTCGGATTCGTCATCGCCTACCGCAGGCCCGGTGAGCCGGAGGCCGCGCTCGTCTGGCAGGTCGCCGTCGACGCCTCGCAGCGCGGGAAGGGCCTGGCCGGAGCGCTGCTCGACGCGCTGTACACCCGCCTGGTCGATGCAGGGGTGCGTTACCTCGAGACCACCATCACCCCGGACAACGACGCGTCCATCCGGCTCTTCACGTCGTTCGCGAAGCGCTGGAACGCCGCGATGGAAACCAGTGTGCTGTTCGGTGGAGAGGAATTCCCCGAAGCCGGGCACCTCCCCGAAGAGCTTTACCGCATCGGTCCGCTCACAGCACGCAAAGATCCGGGCGAGTAG
- a CDS encoding zinc-dependent alcohol dehydrogenase family protein yields MTKAVRFATEGGPEVLELVDVDLGEPGPGELRLRVEAIGLNRAEAMFRAGTYFERPDEFPAKLGYSASGIVEALGEGVTNFEAGDAVSTVAGFSMRTHGVYGEAAIVPATAVLRRPEGLDAAETVALWGPFLTAYGAIVDEGRVRPGDFVLITAASSSVGLATIDVVNHIGAIPIAATRTAAKKQRLLDAGAAHVIVTDDEDIAFRTKEITGGRGAEFVFDAVAGEGVRKLAEATAKGGTLVVYGALDTKETPFPLWFVPTMRLFNAFDLTLDPGRLARAEHFIRAGVRAGTFRPRVDRTFDLTAIAESHRYLEANAQFGKVVVTVGG; encoded by the coding sequence ATGACGAAGGCAGTGCGGTTCGCGACCGAAGGCGGACCGGAAGTGCTGGAGCTCGTGGACGTCGACCTCGGCGAGCCGGGCCCGGGCGAGCTGCGGCTGCGGGTCGAGGCGATCGGGCTCAACCGGGCGGAGGCGATGTTCCGCGCCGGCACCTACTTCGAGCGCCCCGACGAGTTCCCGGCCAAGCTGGGCTACTCCGCCTCCGGGATCGTCGAGGCCCTCGGTGAGGGGGTCACGAACTTCGAAGCCGGCGACGCCGTCAGCACCGTCGCGGGGTTTTCGATGCGGACGCACGGCGTCTACGGCGAGGCCGCGATCGTGCCGGCCACCGCGGTGCTCCGCCGCCCCGAAGGGCTCGACGCCGCCGAAACGGTGGCCCTGTGGGGGCCGTTCCTCACCGCGTACGGCGCCATCGTCGACGAAGGCCGCGTGCGTCCCGGTGACTTCGTGCTGATCACGGCGGCGTCGAGCAGCGTCGGGCTCGCGACGATCGACGTCGTCAACCACATCGGCGCGATCCCCATCGCCGCGACGCGGACAGCGGCGAAGAAGCAGCGGCTCCTGGACGCCGGCGCCGCGCACGTGATCGTCACGGACGACGAAGACATCGCCTTCCGGACGAAGGAAATCACCGGCGGCCGCGGCGCGGAGTTCGTCTTCGACGCCGTCGCCGGGGAGGGTGTGCGCAAGCTCGCGGAAGCCACGGCGAAGGGCGGAACGCTGGTCGTGTACGGCGCGCTCGACACCAAGGAGACCCCGTTCCCGCTGTGGTTCGTGCCGACCATGCGGCTGTTCAACGCCTTCGACCTGACCCTGGACCCCGGCCGGCTGGCCCGCGCGGAGCACTTCATCCGCGCCGGCGTGCGCGCCGGGACGTTCCGGCCGCGCGTGGACCGGACGTTCGACCTCACCGCGATCGCCGAGTCGCACCGCTACCTCGAAGCGAACGCGCAGTTCGGCAAGGTGGTGGTCACCGTGGGCGGCTGA
- the ectB gene encoding diaminobutyrate--2-oxoglutarate transaminase — translation MSIFEELESEVRSYSRGWPVVFDRAQGSHLYDENGKSYLDFFAGAGALNYGHNNPRLKQALIDYIQRDGVTHALDMFTVAKRDFLQTFRDKILDPRGLNYKVVFPGPGGANAVEAALKLARKVTGKESVINFTNAFHGMTLGALSVTGNSMKRGGAGVPLVHATPMPYDAYFDGAMPDFLYFEKLLEDSGSGLNEPAAVIVEGVQGEGGINAARLEWLKGLDDLCKRHNILLILDDVQMGCGRTGPFFSFEDAGIKPDIVCLSKSIGGYGIPMALTLIKPELDVWEPGEHNGTFRGISPAFVTATEAINVYWSDDELEKSTKAKGERIAAAFSGIVEAYPDANLVAKGRGLARGLEFESGDLAGRVCAEAFARGLLMETSGPDGEVMKLLPPLTLTDDELTQGLSIIDESIKAVLKK, via the coding sequence ATGAGCATCTTCGAAGAGCTCGAATCAGAGGTCCGCAGCTACAGCCGCGGCTGGCCGGTCGTGTTCGACCGCGCCCAGGGCAGCCATCTCTACGACGAGAACGGCAAGTCCTATCTGGACTTCTTCGCCGGGGCCGGCGCGCTGAACTACGGGCACAACAACCCGCGGCTGAAGCAGGCCCTGATCGACTACATCCAGCGTGACGGCGTCACCCACGCGCTGGACATGTTCACCGTGGCCAAGCGCGACTTCCTGCAGACCTTCCGCGACAAGATCCTCGACCCGCGCGGCCTGAACTACAAGGTCGTCTTCCCGGGTCCGGGCGGCGCGAACGCCGTCGAGGCCGCGCTGAAGCTGGCGCGCAAGGTGACCGGCAAGGAATCGGTCATCAACTTCACCAACGCCTTCCACGGCATGACGCTCGGCGCGCTGTCGGTGACCGGCAACTCGATGAAGCGCGGCGGCGCGGGCGTCCCGCTGGTGCACGCCACGCCGATGCCCTACGACGCGTACTTCGACGGCGCGATGCCGGACTTCCTGTACTTCGAGAAGCTCCTCGAAGACTCCGGCAGCGGGCTCAACGAGCCGGCCGCGGTGATCGTCGAAGGCGTCCAGGGCGAGGGCGGCATCAACGCCGCGCGCCTGGAGTGGCTGAAGGGTCTCGACGACCTCTGCAAGCGCCACAACATCCTGCTGATCCTCGACGACGTCCAGATGGGCTGCGGCCGCACCGGCCCGTTCTTCAGCTTCGAGGACGCCGGGATCAAGCCGGACATCGTGTGCCTGTCGAAGTCCATCGGCGGCTACGGCATCCCGATGGCGCTGACGCTGATCAAGCCGGAGCTCGACGTCTGGGAGCCCGGCGAGCACAACGGCACCTTCCGCGGCATCAGCCCCGCGTTCGTCACCGCGACCGAGGCGATCAACGTCTACTGGAGCGACGACGAGCTCGAGAAGTCGACCAAGGCGAAGGGCGAGCGCATCGCCGCCGCGTTCTCGGGCATCGTCGAGGCCTACCCGGACGCGAACCTGGTCGCCAAGGGCCGCGGCCTGGCGCGCGGCCTCGAGTTCGAGAGCGGCGACCTGGCCGGCCGCGTCTGCGCCGAAGCGTTCGCGCGCGGCCTGCTGATGGAGACCTCCGGTCCCGACGGCGAAGTCATGAAGCTCCTGCCGCCGCTCACCCTGACCGACGACGAGCTGACGCAGGGCCTGTCGATCATCGACGAGTCCATCAAGGCCGTCCTGAAGAAGTAG
- a CDS encoding winged helix-turn-helix transcriptional regulator, giving the protein MDDGETLPAEMCSLREVLDLVGDKWAIRVLVQLGDGPRRFSELERALAGVSRRMLSLTLRGLERNGLVTRKVYPEVPPRVEYTMTPHGAELDEPLHALSAWAAKHRAKVGEARRAYDVANA; this is encoded by the coding sequence ATGGACGACGGCGAAACTCTTCCGGCCGAGATGTGCTCCCTGCGCGAGGTCCTGGACCTGGTGGGCGACAAGTGGGCGATCCGGGTCCTGGTCCAGCTCGGCGACGGACCGCGGCGGTTCAGCGAACTGGAGCGCGCTCTGGCGGGCGTGTCGAGGCGGATGTTGTCGCTGACGTTGCGCGGGCTGGAGCGCAACGGCCTGGTGACGCGGAAGGTCTACCCGGAGGTCCCGCCGCGGGTCGAGTACACGATGACGCCGCACGGGGCGGAGCTGGACGAACCGCTTCACGCGCTCTCGGCGTGGGCGGCGAAGCACCGCGCGAAGGTGGGCGAAGCGCGGCGGGCCTACGACGTGGCCAACGCCTAG
- a CDS encoding DUF4190 domain-containing protein has translation MMTDPQYPPPTTARHGRPAPPVTATERRQANAKPGRNILAIVGLVLGVAALVVAFVPDIGFVAWPLAGIGLVLAVVGLVQAKKGAVGDRGLAITATVVSVAALLSTAGMLLYSTFLGGGESGLHLPAVAGDKHAVTFQVTSAGGATVRYGSLSDQRTENAPASTDAWEGQASYNNGSYLLTLTADTRNSQLNNEISCAILVDGKKVAENSGTTIALCTANVS, from the coding sequence ATGATGACCGACCCGCAGTACCCGCCGCCGACCACCGCGCGCCACGGACGGCCCGCGCCTCCGGTGACGGCCACGGAGCGTCGTCAGGCCAACGCGAAGCCCGGACGGAACATCCTCGCGATAGTCGGGCTGGTGCTCGGCGTGGCCGCCCTGGTTGTCGCGTTCGTCCCGGACATCGGGTTCGTCGCGTGGCCGCTGGCCGGAATCGGGCTGGTCCTGGCGGTTGTCGGACTGGTCCAGGCCAAGAAGGGGGCGGTGGGCGATCGCGGGCTGGCGATCACCGCCACCGTCGTCTCCGTCGCCGCACTGCTCTCGACGGCCGGGATGCTGCTGTACTCGACCTTCCTCGGCGGCGGCGAGTCCGGGCTGCACCTGCCGGCGGTGGCCGGCGACAAGCACGCCGTGACGTTCCAGGTGACCTCCGCCGGCGGCGCGACCGTGCGGTACGGCAGCCTGTCGGACCAGCGCACGGAAAACGCTCCCGCGAGCACCGACGCGTGGGAGGGCCAGGCGTCCTACAACAATGGTTCGTACCTGTTGACGCTGACCGCGGACACCCGCAATTCGCAGCTCAACAACGAAATCAGCTGCGCCATTCTGGTCGACGGCAAGAAGGTCGCGGAAAACAGCGGGACGACGATCGCGCTCTGCACGGCGAACGTGAGCTGA
- a CDS encoding patatin-like protein, with translation MPQTAEPWQQEIRLAMTMVGGASLAIWMGGVATETSQLLRESRGDAEPGLYRKLLDLLRASVSIDVLTGTSAGGINAACLGLAEAFGSTPQVLRDTWIEIGSLENLVRDPAEAQPRSILDGDRVLLGDLERALHRITDPGAAPSEPPDVTVLLTGTMIDGETSRFDDALGNLVRDTEHRMLFRFEGPLWMQGVQGPLALAARSTASFPGAFELSRMPIGAECADELHPDMTAYTDLTRSHWLTDGGVLLNKPLRPALREIFERPSHADVRRLLLYVVPTGEREVTEVACDPADPPLLSNAMSRVASTVMSQSISAELEDLTRHNDAVVRTRDTRVSLAALGLRGGPDCLIDRRLATAYLDRRTAEDAAELVQAATRRYALSDVDTEDREWASGMSQQLRAVAVAGLSSGIPPEPPSATVTVPDLVAYRTSALDDAVATGLQLINGGFRLGPDATQAKELNEARAGLHAARQKSARGVRLAQWIAAHDGPGASSTLEVWIRALAEEWAGLGRSDVLAQAWPMVLTALRAAAPTLRALTEAAEDDTVQTLLDWLALPDGGDEVVQARLLGLHVATRGLLAQAPSVDQRVELVQVSADSRTLLDLKRRRSWDKLTGMQADYFGAFYKSSWRASDWMWGRVDGAGWLVQCLLDPRRLETLRDLVGAETFRDELVAALKPIWRAPGRDDNAEPAEVAELTGQLDEELAFLGLDAELDPVDFAAGRPVSMPVTAMVLARTRQAEIAAEELPVVATQAAADVKVSGCSGKASAGFRARAAQPITDAAAAQRVFQACQVSAEKLAGEQGTAQLTRTLVKLGAATVNAGTVAFHLPGGWPKTVAGILRTVARSTTKVTQSASRLGTPGSLAAGVLALLAGLVIGDSGGAILQWVGLPVLAGAVVYLATAVLTMGRTPRRLFAVLGVLVVAALLLAAFLPPIAQPFFGWLGSVVAGWRRGEGAVWWLAVSGLLVLPAVVMPVSGAWRRLRSRRRA, from the coding sequence ATGCCTCAGACAGCTGAACCGTGGCAGCAGGAGATCCGCCTGGCGATGACGATGGTGGGCGGCGCCAGCCTCGCCATCTGGATGGGCGGCGTCGCCACCGAGACGTCGCAGCTGCTGCGCGAGTCGCGGGGCGACGCCGAGCCCGGGCTCTACCGGAAGCTGCTCGACCTCCTGCGCGCGTCGGTGTCGATCGACGTGCTCACCGGGACCAGCGCCGGCGGCATCAACGCCGCCTGCCTGGGACTGGCCGAGGCCTTCGGTTCGACGCCGCAGGTGCTGCGGGACACCTGGATCGAGATCGGGTCGCTGGAGAACCTCGTCCGCGACCCGGCCGAGGCGCAGCCGCGGTCGATCCTCGACGGCGATCGCGTGCTGCTCGGCGACCTCGAGCGGGCGCTGCACCGGATCACCGACCCCGGTGCCGCGCCCAGCGAGCCGCCGGACGTCACCGTGCTGCTCACCGGCACCATGATCGACGGCGAGACCAGCAGGTTCGACGACGCGCTCGGGAACCTCGTGCGGGACACCGAACACCGCATGCTCTTCCGCTTCGAAGGTCCACTGTGGATGCAAGGGGTGCAGGGCCCGCTGGCGCTCGCCGCGCGCTCCACCGCGTCGTTCCCGGGCGCCTTCGAGCTGTCGCGGATGCCGATCGGTGCCGAGTGCGCCGACGAGCTGCACCCCGACATGACCGCCTACACCGACCTGACCCGGTCGCACTGGCTGACCGACGGTGGCGTGCTGCTCAACAAGCCACTGCGGCCGGCGCTGCGGGAGATCTTCGAACGGCCGTCGCACGCGGACGTCCGGCGGCTGCTGCTCTACGTCGTGCCGACCGGCGAGCGGGAGGTGACCGAGGTCGCCTGCGACCCGGCGGACCCGCCGCTGCTGTCGAACGCGATGAGCCGGGTCGCCTCGACGGTGATGAGCCAGTCGATCAGCGCCGAGCTCGAGGACCTCACCCGGCACAACGACGCCGTCGTGCGGACCCGTGACACCCGCGTTTCGCTGGCCGCGCTCGGCCTGCGCGGCGGCCCGGACTGCCTGATCGACCGGCGGCTGGCCACCGCCTACCTGGACCGGCGGACCGCGGAGGACGCCGCCGAGCTGGTCCAGGCGGCCACCCGGCGCTACGCACTGTCCGATGTGGACACCGAGGACCGCGAGTGGGCCTCCGGCATGTCGCAGCAGCTGCGCGCGGTCGCCGTGGCCGGGCTGAGCAGCGGCATCCCGCCCGAGCCGCCGTCGGCCACCGTGACGGTGCCGGACCTCGTCGCCTACCGCACGAGCGCGCTCGACGACGCCGTCGCGACCGGGCTGCAGCTGATCAACGGCGGGTTCCGGCTCGGCCCCGACGCCACGCAGGCGAAGGAGCTGAACGAAGCGCGCGCGGGGCTGCACGCGGCGCGGCAGAAGTCGGCCCGGGGCGTGCGGCTGGCGCAGTGGATCGCCGCGCACGACGGGCCCGGTGCGAGCAGCACGCTCGAGGTCTGGATCCGTGCGCTGGCCGAGGAGTGGGCCGGGCTCGGCCGCTCGGACGTGCTCGCGCAGGCCTGGCCGATGGTCCTGACGGCGCTGCGCGCGGCGGCGCCGACGTTGCGGGCGCTGACCGAAGCGGCGGAAGACGACACGGTGCAGACACTGCTCGACTGGCTGGCCCTGCCCGACGGCGGCGACGAAGTCGTCCAGGCCCGGCTGCTCGGCCTGCACGTCGCGACGCGGGGGCTGCTCGCGCAGGCGCCGTCGGTCGACCAGCGGGTGGAGCTCGTGCAGGTCAGCGCCGATTCGCGGACGCTGCTGGACCTGAAGCGCCGCCGGTCTTGGGACAAGCTGACCGGGATGCAGGCGGACTACTTCGGCGCGTTCTACAAGTCGTCGTGGCGTGCCAGCGACTGGATGTGGGGCCGGGTCGACGGCGCCGGCTGGCTGGTGCAGTGCCTGCTCGACCCGCGGCGGCTGGAGACCCTGCGCGACCTGGTCGGGGCGGAGACCTTCCGCGACGAGCTGGTCGCCGCCTTGAAGCCGATCTGGCGCGCTCCCGGCCGCGACGACAACGCCGAGCCCGCCGAGGTGGCGGAGCTGACCGGCCAGCTCGACGAGGAACTGGCGTTCCTCGGGCTGGATGCGGAGCTCGACCCGGTGGACTTCGCCGCCGGCCGGCCGGTCAGCATGCCGGTGACGGCGATGGTGCTGGCCCGCACGCGCCAGGCGGAGATCGCCGCGGAGGAGCTGCCGGTCGTCGCGACGCAGGCGGCCGCCGACGTCAAGGTGAGCGGGTGCAGCGGGAAGGCGTCGGCGGGGTTCCGGGCGCGGGCCGCGCAGCCGATCACCGACGCGGCCGCCGCCCAGCGCGTGTTCCAGGCGTGCCAGGTGTCGGCGGAGAAGCTCGCGGGCGAGCAGGGCACGGCTCAGCTGACGCGCACGCTGGTCAAGCTCGGCGCCGCGACGGTCAACGCGGGGACGGTGGCGTTCCACCTGCCCGGCGGCTGGCCGAAGACCGTCGCGGGCATCCTGCGGACGGTGGCCCGGAGCACGACGAAGGTCACGCAGAGCGCGTCCAGGCTGGGGACGCCGGGTTCGCTGGCGGCGGGCGTGCTGGCGCTGCTGGCCGGCCTGGTGATCGGCGACAGCGGCGGCGCGATCCTGCAGTGGGTCGGCCTCCCGGTGCTGGCGGGCGCGGTCGTCTACCTGGCGACGGCGGTGCTGACGATGGGCCGCACCCCGCGGCGGCTGTTCGCGGTGCTGGGCGTCCTGGTCGTGGCGGCGCTGCTGCTCGCGGCGTTCCTGCCCCCGATCGCGCAGCCGTTCTTCGGCTGGCTGGGGAGCGTGGTGGCCGGCTGGCGCCGGGGTGAGGGCGCGGTGTGGTGGCTCGCCGTGTCCGGGCTGCTGGTCCTGCCCGCCGTGGTGATGCCGGTGAGCGGGGCCTGGCGCCGGCTCCGGAGCCGCCGCCGGGCCTGA
- a CDS encoding ectoine synthase gives MLVRTLDEITDTDADIKTENWRSKRIILAKEGVGFSVHETTLYAGTVNDFWYANHIEAVFITSGEGEIEDLATGEVHQLKPGTLYLLNDHDKHQVRPKTEIKCVCVFNPPVTGREVHDENGVYPLITE, from the coding sequence GTGCTCGTTCGCACGCTCGACGAGATCACCGACACCGACGCCGACATCAAGACCGAGAACTGGCGCAGCAAGCGGATCATCCTCGCCAAGGAAGGCGTCGGCTTCTCGGTGCACGAGACCACGCTGTACGCGGGAACGGTCAACGACTTCTGGTACGCCAACCACATCGAGGCGGTGTTCATCACCTCCGGCGAGGGCGAGATCGAAGACCTCGCCACCGGTGAGGTGCACCAGCTCAAGCCGGGGACGCTGTACCTGCTCAACGACCACGACAAGCACCAGGTCCGGCCGAAGACCGAGATCAAGTGCGTGTGCGTGTTCAACCCCCCGGTGACCGGCCGCGAGGTCCACGACGAGAACGGCGTGTACCCGCTGATCACCGAGTGA